One window from the genome of Anopheles merus strain MAF chromosome 3R, AmerM5.1, whole genome shotgun sequence encodes:
- the LOC121597429 gene encoding lysophospholipid acyltransferase 7, translating into MKDDIIYLVLLGSCIGFGQFYRKFTDPEQRKLVGTGVGLLVVLSVSGSHMLHMLFCYLVSALLIIYASRKVCHLACFGFMFGYLFFFRSLSFLGYDAPPGHTNMIQMILTLKLVGLAFEVNNAHTKSKTVADGQKDTAAVAQPSLTEADRALLKLSMLDIFHYSFNYVGVLTGPYITFKTYRDAMYLPFSGKADCIGATVDKLKVIPLYAGLFLLVSYIWPLQYATSAEFYEERSFLYRLMYVWPTFFIFRMRIYTGILLSECVCTMAGVGAYPKLAGSKPGHGPSRDDYTITATDDSAPLEYDFETVRNIDVINTERCWTFREAMKYWNMCVQYWMAMYVYKRFPSKKYRTLVTLAVSAIWHGVYAGYYFCICGAPFYLPIEDLYVKLFLKDATGQKRTVLNVLCWISKFFAFSYLGIAFLLLTVDKIWYYYSSVYHFGYVLWIVLYGAGVLIAKQRKANARREAKVGQDGAKQD; encoded by the exons ATGAAGGACGATATTATCTACCTGGTGCTGCTCGGGTCGTGCATCGGATTCGGTCAGTTTTATCGCAAGTTCACCGACCCCGAGCAGCGAAAGCTCGTGGGCACCGGGGTGgggctgctggtggtgctgtccGTCAGCGGCAGCCACATGCTGCACATGCTGTTCTGTTATCTCGTGAGTGCACTGCTGATAATCTATGCTAGCCGAAA AGTGTGTCATCTGGCGTGCTTTGGCTTCATGTTCGGCTATCTGTTCTTCTTCCGGTCGCTGTCGTTCCTGGGGTACGATGCACCGCCCGGCCACACGAACATGATACAGATGATACTGACGCTCAAGCTCGTTGGATTAGCGTTCGAGGTGAACAATGCGCACACCAAGTCTAAGACGGTGGCGGATGGTCAGAAGGACACGGCGGCGGTCGCACAACCATCCCTGACCGAAGCTGACCGGGCGCTGCTGAAGCTCAGCATGCTGGACATATTCCATTACAGCTTCAATTACGTCGGCGTGCTGACCGGACCGTACATCACGTTCAAAACGTACCGTGACGCCATGTACCTGCCGTTCAGCGGGAAGGCGGACTGCATCGGGGCGACGGTTGACAAGCTGAAGGTTATCCCACTGTACGCGGGCCTGTTTCTGCTCGTGTCGTACATCTGGCCGCTGCAG TACGCAACCAGCGCCGAGTTCTACGAGGAGCGCTCCTTCCTCTACCGGCTGATGTACGTGTGGCCGACGTTCTTCATCTTCCGCATGCGCATCTACACCGGCATACTGCTGAGCGAGTGCGTCTGCACGATGGCGGGCGTCGGTGCGTACCCGAAGCTGGCCGGCAGCAAACCGGGCCACGGTCCGAGCAGGGACGACTACACCATCACCGCAACGGATGATAGCGCCCCGCTGGAGTACGACTTTGAAACGGTGCGCAACATCGACGTCATCAACACGGAGCGCTGCTGGACGTTCCGCGAGGCGATGAAGTACTGGAACATGTGCGTCCAGTACTGGATGGCGATGTACGTGTACAAGCGCTTCCCGAGCAAGAAGTACCGCACGCTCGTGACGCTCGCCGTGTCCGCCATCTGGCACGGGGTGTACGCGGGCTACTACTTCTGCATCTGCGGCGCCCCGTTCTATCTGCCGATCGAGGATCTGTACGTGAAGCTGTTCCTCAAGGATGCGACGGGCCAGAAGCGCACGGTGCTGAACGTGCTGTGCTGGATCTCGAAGTTTTTCGCCTTCTCGTACCTGGGCATTGCTTTTCTGCTGCTGACGGTGGACAAAATTTGGTACTACTACAGCTCGGTGTACCATTTTGGGTACGTGCTGTGGATTGTGCTGTACGGGGCGGGTGTGCTGATAGCGAAGCAGCGAAAGGCTAACGCTAGGAGGGAGGCTAAGGTGGGGCAGGACGGCGCTAAGCAGGATTGA